The window tttaactgttttttttattaaagtttgTTTATAATGGACGATTACACGCCCCGAGTTTAGCGCCATGTAGATTATTtttgtactattttttaaGGTTTGTTTTCACTGTAAAacgttgtatattttttttttgaaatttacttgcaaaaatatttttaaataacgaatattataaataacgtaatgaaaataataaattgaaaatatttatacttactttgaaaattaaaacactTTATTATATCGCTTGACATGCACCAACACTTACATCACGTATTAAAAAAgtcgtataaaaaaaattaaatataaggTTGCGATTTAAGCAGCAAATTTTAATGTATTCTATAATATAAATGTGGAgtaaaaaaacgaataaatattaaactcaaaacaatattatttgtaagataatttattaataataataacaattattaggaaatgattattgattaatatcaaggcaaataattaactaatgtttttctttttatagaGTTTATTTCACAGTCCTTGTCTAGAGAAGACTTGTACCAAgtgttcaacaattttttgccAACACTTGATGGTAAAACTGTTCTAGATGTTGGTTCAAGACTTGGAGCTGGTTTATACGGtgtaagaataatttttttttgttatttttaaatttttatatgaaatatataagtgtttaaaattgtttttttaaatatatttttcaggcaTATGTTTATACTGATGCTGAGAAAATAATTggtcttgaaataaataaggAATTGTGTgaacttcaaaaaaatattatttgtaaatataaaatggatAAACGTGTTGAAGTTATGAACAAACGAATTAGTGAAGTACCAGATGTTTTAAAAACAACAGACGTTGtggttattgttaatattattgaagacTATCCAACTCAAGCTGAACAAAATAATGTCTGGACTTTACTTAaagaaaacttgaaaaaaaatacctatatAGTTTCAACTTATACTCTATCaagttattttacaaaattaaattcaacaattaatgtTGATGATTGGGTAAAACAAGCTAAAATTCAAGAAATGGGTGgtgattttttcaataaagaaGCTCAAGAATCTGATGAAGATTGCGAGCTATTTTGTTATCaagttttgtaaaaaattaaataaaaaagaatgattgatttttttacaaaaaatttgttaaatagtTGACTATTTATATGAAGTTAAAATTACACTGACTTCatactaattaattaacaagacaaaaataaacatcagaaaaaaaaaaaaaaaatattttgcctTGGCCAGGAATCGAACCTGGTTCACCCTATTCAAATTCTGAGGTGGGTATTCTACCATTAAACTACCGAGGCCGAACTACATTATGTAAGAATCGAAATTGTTTCATAATTCTACACTGCTAATGATATGAGTGTGactaatgaaataaatacataaattaaataaaacagttTCGATTTTTACAGACTGTAGTTAGGCCTCGGTAGTTTAATGGTAGAATACCCACCTCATAATTTGAACAGGGTGAACCAGGTTCGATTCCTGGCCAaggcaaaatattttttttttttttttttttttttaatatgagtATAAAATCATAACACAACTGTTTAAAGCTATATTGAAtaatagtattaaatatatggtttttaaaaaattaataaatatcaaaaatcaaaaacactGTATTGCTTGACATGCACCAAAACTTCAAATCTCGTGTATTACAAAGgggtttaagaaaaaaaaaaaaaaaaagataatattgcGCTTTAAGCAGCAAATTTTGATGTATgtatgtaattaataaaaatctacTTGGGCTTTGCATATATACACTGATGTACGCGTTTACATGACAACAATAACGTTACGTGTGATCTAAGCAATAGCatagatattaaatttaaaacaaggTATTAACTAGGCATGATGACCTAAAGAATGCATATATAAGGCCTAACatagagtttaaaaaaatataatcatcaatacaattatatcaattaaataaaataaaatcctaCCTTTTTAGTGGATGTTCATCTTCCCACgatgatcatcatcaaaatgCGTCAAGGCCATGTAGTCGATCATGATGATTCTCTCTCTCTCCGATCAGCAAAGCCAAGTAGTGATTCATGATGATTCTATCAATGTTCCCACACACTAATCACACactttttattacttttcacTATCACCATTTTCGCACAGCACCACAATTACTTTTACACCACTTATAACACAAGAAACACCAATACCTAATAGCTcatatagtttataaattagttcagtttttttaatcagtttttatgttagctaaattttcaatatttcattgttatttactTGATAATGAACTATTTAGTATCatccatatttttatttgaaaatgacTTATCAATTTCAAAAGAAGATTTCGAGTCCGGGgctcataatattttttacacattCACTTTGGTAGAGGCGGTAGATTCTTGCCACTCTACAGGCCAACATGTATTGCGTTTCGATTATGGTCATACACGGCTTATaccaaaaacaatttttttcatataataatgcTTTACAACAATAAGTACATGTTCATCAATAGCAACAATGCAACATGAATTGGTACATTAAATAGAGCATCAACACCAATATCTCTAGCACCATATGATGCTCttgacttttaatttaaaataaaaacccaTAAAGCTTGCTGATAAAAGCATATGAATCCATGAAGTGTTGGACTCATTTAGGCTTAACATTTTGTATATTCAAAGATTCAACATTCTTGAAACGTATCAtgcttttgtaaaaaattcattttgttgcTGGCTTAGGTGTCCTGgtgtttaataattgttatattaatttttcaaagcacTTGGTAACACAAACTAAAACCAGTATACCTTATGACactttttggtattttttatgttattttttagcaTACAAGTAATCTCAGTtgtctcaattatttttaataatgatgtcAACCTCTTTTCAcgttttcctttttttatttttttcatcatggaAGCTTTTGTGTATGTTAATTAACATATACTAGCGAGAATCATGTTTTTGccattgattaatttaatacaactgtaacaataaattattaaattattattgaataaatttaagacgatttttattgttaaaaatgaataattaaaaaaaattactttactACAAAATGATTTTGGCTTCAATGACAAActaatttagtcattttttttatgtcccaattttaataattgtgctTGATGAATTACGTTGACACAATAAACGTTTTAGCCACATTATTTGGTATctgtaaacataaaaaatattaaataaacattatgttataaatttttttcaaactggagtaattattgaaaacaaaAGATAGTTTATGAAagtgatattattaaatttgtggtaaataaataaataaataataattaaacaaatgaataaatagtaaatgtacaaataacagataaataaataataaaacaaatagacagtaaataattgaatctcaaagtgaataaataaacatactaAACACTGACAATAAGAACTGACAAATGCCTCAAACAATGGAAGattgatattgaaatatttcataattttttgattgttattaatgaaaaaaaccattattatACAACAAGGATGTTACAACAATGCTAtatacaacaaatttttataaatacttataaataaattgataaattctttctttgtaaaaaatgacaacctaactttgaataattaatgttttttttggcttaattattgaaaaaaattacgtagttatgtttgtttatgcactaaataattaataacaataaaaaaacataatatttacatGTTATTTGTCGATTATTTAACAAACTAATAACTGCCTTTGTCAGCTCCAAGAGCTTTGACATGTCCATTAATTTTGAACAAAATTCACAAaagtttgaaataatttatatcacattttgttcagaaaaatttaattaatcgatttaacaacaatttataattaattaacaattatttttggaaaaattagtGTAACACACTGAACGACACAGGTTTTCTCACTGGGTTTTCTCTCACAAAGTCGCGGCCATTttggatttgaaaaaaaaattcctcgcGCCATCTAGCTGAAAAATTATCGACTATTTTTTGGTCGGTAagtagaaattaaatttaaatttgaaataatacttgtcgtaatataaaatttgtgtaCAAAATAAACTAAGTGCTGCTAAGTACTTTTCGTGATtctaaattcaacaaataactTGAATAGcagctacaaaaaaaaatttaattatatattgagtaataaattatagtatgattaaaattattataaaaatattacaatgtagttgcaattgaataaaaaaataaatgcatacCTATAATTCAAATGTTCAAGCCATCGTGAGCTTCTGAGTCATCGGAAGTCATCGGAAGTCATCATGATTCACAAGTCATGTGTTGGCAGTCACATGACGGACTGACGACTGCgccctttaattttttcattttcagtcCCATCAGTCCGCAAACTTTCCAGTCAGTTCGTCTTGAGCTCTTGCGGAGTGAACAGCACTTGAAATCGGTCGATTCTGGAAAATAGTCAAGAATTTTGGTTAAAAGTACTTAAAACGTATAAACTGCACGTGCAGCCTcgtggttttttaattaatattttttgatagttttagaattattttaaagaattaaaataattttaataaattaaagactttttttttccatgctttgcatttaataattataattaaataatgtaaaagtaaagaaatatcagtctttaaaataattgaaattattttaattctttgaaaaaaaatttgtaaaaggGATGCTAGAACAGACAAGACCTCCACGTGGTGCATCCCGGGTCATGCTAAGAAGTCTGTTAATCACTCGAGTGATCATTTTGGGGTAGAAATAAGTTGCGAATAATAGCGGTTTTGCGAATAATAGCGTTTTAGCGTATGGGTACTCAGCGTTATAtataagtgtaaaaaaaataatttataatttataacacgTATGTATTTTCAAGTGTTTCaggattttatatttttcagaattttcaAGGCTTTTTAGAAGACTCCCTGGGGCGCAACTTCTCCATGCAATTGCTGCTTTTCAAGACatcatgattttattatttacaggtatatatatatttattttctgacatattttatttttgcaagattttaatattaattattatttttcagggTTTCCAGGATTTTACGATTTTCAAGGCTTCCAGATTTTTAAGACTCAATATTATTCACGGATTCAAGGTATATTTTAAGactaatattttcaacattttcaaaactctaatactaatttgatattttcagGATGTTCAGAACCATGTGAGGGTCATATTTCGGATGCAACAGGATTATATAGGATCATCGTCGTCAACATGCTGATGGAGGATTCCCGAGACAACTTCTTCGTGTTATGCTGCTGTTCAATGGACTCAAGGATTTAATGATTTtcagatatttaaaattttaatttttttttcgattttatgtttttcaggACCATTAGGATTTTCAAGGATGCTGCTGTGAATCATTGGATCATCATCTACATGGCTTTGCTGAGATAATTTCATCGAATCGAATTGGATTGGATTACTGAGACCTCGACAACATCTACATGGCATTGCTGAGAGAATTACATCGGACTGGACTGGACTACTGGGACATACATATACTCCGGCGGGATTTTCATTTCTTCAGGCGTttgcaatatatttaaaattttaatatttttatagtttcatatttttcaggaTCATCAGGATTTTCAAGACTGCTGCTGCTGTGAATCATCTACTTGGATCATTATCTACATGGCTTTGCTGAGAGAATTATACCACGGATTGGATTGAATTTCGGGGACCTACACTTCGACAAATTCTACATGGCAATGCTGAGAGACTGGATTAGATTACTGGAGCTTATACGTCGACAATGAGGGGGAAAAGGTTTTGCTGTTGGCTGTCACAAGGTAAGTTCCTCTAGATCGAAACTGACTAGTTGTAATTATTAACCCATCCCAGAAAAGTGCTTTAAAAAGTCCTtgaagttacaaaaaaaaaattattgataaatttcttgTAGCTTCTCGTCGTtccaaactgtttttttattttttatttgttgtttagattcattttgacttttttttacaataattatattaatttttttatgtcaaattgAATGGCAGTAGTGTGAAAGTCAAAATGGATTAACCCTGTCTTCCTCAAACAGAATAGACGGGGGTGATTAggatgtatattattatctatcgtaataatttatattagataaattattactctTTTCCTTTCGCGATGTATGTTTGTATgtaaggttttttttatttgacgttAAATGCacttttccaaaaaaaaattaatttgaaaattgatattaatattttcgaGACTTGTTTTTTAGTATGTTTTTTAGGAATTTCAAGATCTTTCACGGACCATTTTCCGGATACGAGTGCACTCATTTAGGATCACCGACGTCACGATGCTGGAGGATAACTACCTGGACAACTTCTTCGCGTGATTGCTGCTGTTCGAGACTCAAGAATTTATAGTATTTTCAAGCATttaatatatgtacaatattttaatattttcacgattttatctgttttaGAATCTTCGAGACCTTCAAGATGACTATACCTGGGCCCAGCTTCTTCGTGCGATTAATGGATTTTAAGACTTGgggattttattattttcaggtaatttatttatttaatatttaatatgattaatatttgcaacgttttaaatattatttttcatttttcaggaTGTTCGAGAGCTTCTGGATGACAACCTACAGGACGCAATTTCATCGTGGGATAGCAGCTTTTTAGGACTTGGgggttttattatttgcacacggagaaaaattttcagcaaatTTTGCTATGGCGCCATATCATTGAGGGTCTATCTTCTgactattcaaatatttactattatgttaacaaaaataattttgtctcctgaaaaattaaaatgtaccatagcaatttatataatgttttttttttgctatgttcagattaaaaattacaatgcataaagaaatttttacgaaggccaaatttaaaagttaaaataatccagcctaaaaattacattgtaccatagcaaaatatatatatatatttttttgctttgttattcataaaatttcacAAGCCGGTTGCcaggacaaaattaaaatgatcctctgaaaaatttacaatgtgccatagtaaaaaatttaattcttttagaaattttcaataggtgtcactgataaatacaaagcaacatttaaaattacaatgggccatagcaaaagCAAGGACAGACTCAGAAATTCAACTTCACACTTTTTAGCCGATTGCGCAGGCGTTCTTTGCTTATGTTTAatgaaaacaaacaaatttggattttaaatttctttggcGCAGGGATAACGCGTAGGCATTCTGTTCAAAGGTTTGGGGTTTAAATTTGCTGAggttaatttattgaaataaaaagaaatttttcaaataaataaattatatgatattgacaataaaaatttttatatattttctaaatggaatttatttttgcgTTTGACAtactgtattttattatttaacaaaaaataatagtacgcATAcagatatttttctatttctaatattttaatttcatcgaAAGATGGCGAGCTCAGCTATGGGCATTTAGGATTTGCTAGTTTTTTAGGACTCGTAGATTTTCTTCTTTgcagg is drawn from Aphidius gifuensis isolate YNYX2018 linkage group LG3, ASM1490517v1, whole genome shotgun sequence and contains these coding sequences:
- the LOC122850963 gene encoding uncharacterized protein LOC122850963; protein product: MWKFISQSLSREDLYQVFNNFLPTLDGKTVLDVGSRLGAGLYGAYVYTDAEKIIGLEINKELCELQKNIICKYKMDKRVEVMNKRISEVPDVLKTTDVVVIVNIIEDYPTQAEQNNVWTLLKENLKKNTYIVSTYTLSSYFTKLNSTINVDDWVKQAKIQEMGGDFFNKEAQESDEDCELFCYQVL